From a single Lolium rigidum isolate FL_2022 chromosome 7, APGP_CSIRO_Lrig_0.1, whole genome shotgun sequence genomic region:
- the LOC124679513 gene encoding probable purine permease 11, translating to MTDASSGATTNNAASTSNAEVQIQIPAGPSKAEAPAPPAGAPSKSSGAKNWRWWLMVSVDVFFLVAGQTSATLLARYYYHQGGSSKWVSTFVQTAGFPILFLGLFCVPKQPSGSGGSDTPVAKLVVIYIVLGLVIAADDMMYASGLKYLPVSTYSLICASQLSFNVVFGYVLNSQKLTGLILNAVVLLTLSDALLGANHDETEDISGVSRRNYLMGFVLTLGASGTYSLILCLMQLTFENVIKKHTFTAVLNMQIYTALVATVASIIGLFASGEWRTVRGEMDTFQSGQFSYFMTLLWTAVSWQITSVGVVGLVFEVSSLFSNVISTVALPIVPLFAVLIFHDKMDGIKVIAMLIAIWGFVSYLMQHYIDDKKARKASASADGGS from the exons ATGACCGACGCCAGCAGCGGCGCGACCACCAACAATGCGGCCAGCACCAGCAACGCCGAGGTCCAGATACAGATCCCTGCAG GGCCATCCAAAGCCGAAGCCCCAGCACCACCTGCCGGAGCACCGTCAAAGAGCTCCGGAGCCAAGAACTGGCGATGGTGGTTGATGGTGTCGGTGgacgtcttcttcctcgtcgccggccaGACGTCCGCGACGCTGCTCGCGAGGTACTACTACCACCAGGGCGGCAGCAGCAAGTGGGTATCAACGTTCGTGCAGACCGCAGGCTTCCCTATACTGTTCCTCGGCCTGTTCTGTGTCCCAAAACAACCCTCCGGCAGCGGCGGCAGCGACACTCCGGTGGCCAAACTCGTCGTGATCTACATCGTCCTGGGGCTCGTCATAGCCGCCGACGACATGATGTACGCCAGCGGCCTCAAGTACCTCCCGGTGTCGACCTACTCGCTCATCTGCGCCAGTCAGCTGTCCTTCAACGTCGTCTTCGGCTACGTCCTCAACTCCCAGAAGCTCACCGGCCTTATCCTCAACGCCGTGGTTCTGCTCACGCTGTCCGATGCGCTCCTTGGAGCCAACCACGACGAAACAGAGGATATCAGCGGCGTCTCGAGAAGGAATTATCTCATGGGTTTCGTGCTGACGCTGGGGGCGTCGGGCACCTACTCGCTCATCCTCTGCCTGATGCAGCTCACCTTCGAGAACGTGATCAAGAAGCACACCTTCACGGCCGTGCTCAACATGCAGATATACACGGCCCTCGTGGCCACGGTGGCCTCCATCATCGGGCTGTTCGCTAGCGGCGAGTGGAGGACGGTGAGAGGTGAGATGGACACGTTCCAGTCCGGGCAGTTCTCCTACTTCATGACGCTGCTGTGGACGGCCGTGTCGTGGCAGATCACCTCCGTCGGGGTGGTCGGGCTCGTCTTCGAGGTCTCCTCGCTCTTCTCCAATGTCATCAGCACCGTGGCTCTGCCCATCGTTCCCCTGTTCGCCGTCCTCATCTTTCACGACAAGATGGATGGTATAAAGGTCATAGCCATGTTGATCGCCATCTGGGGTTTCGTTTCGTATCTGATGCAACACTACATTGATGATAAGAAGGCTAGGAAGGCGTCAGCTAGTGCGGATGGGGGTTCCTAG